The Acidianus infernus genome window below encodes:
- a CDS encoding inositol monophosphatase family protein, which yields MINTLRKIGEEATKYLRELHEKKGIDEIIGYHQGDTTRRVDKFSEQYIFDLLDHSGYKFSFVSEESGSIFRENYEYIAIIDPLDGSTNYITGIPWSSVSIAVYKKIEEGKFLPYAGIVAEVFGNNIYSYDENGAYINNVKVDKRKPTDKIVLPYYNKDKINEAYSIISKVGNGIKIRTLGSASLDMILVCTGRAYLYFDIRGKLRNVDIASSKGFCEKLGIRSLDLKGREVTFSLKYVDVIPEIIVTSDSEFQNSFSSYS from the coding sequence TTGATTAACACATTAAGAAAAATTGGAGAGGAAGCTACAAAATACTTGAGAGAATTACACGAAAAGAAAGGTATTGACGAAATAATAGGATACCATCAAGGAGATACTACTAGGAGAGTTGATAAATTTTCAGAGCAGTACATTTTTGATCTTCTAGATCATTCTGGCTATAAATTCTCCTTTGTTTCCGAAGAATCTGGGAGTATATTTAGGGAAAACTATGAATATATAGCGATAATTGACCCATTAGATGGAAGCACTAACTACATAACTGGAATACCTTGGTCATCAGTTTCAATAGCTGTATATAAAAAAATTGAAGAAGGAAAATTTTTACCTTATGCTGGAATAGTTGCAGAAGTTTTTGGTAACAATATTTACTCATATGATGAAAACGGAGCATATATAAACAATGTGAAGGTAGATAAGAGAAAACCTACTGACAAGATAGTACTACCCTATTATAATAAAGACAAAATAAATGAGGCATATTCGATCATTTCAAAAGTAGGTAACGGAATAAAAATAAGGACATTAGGCTCTGCTTCACTCGATATGATACTTGTCTGTACTGGAAGAGCGTATCTCTATTTTGATATAAGGGGCAAACTAAGAAACGTTGATATTGCTTCGTCAAAAGGATTTTGCGAAAAACTTGGAATAAGATCTCTAGATTTAAAAGGAAGAGAAGTAACATTTAGTTTAAAATACGTCGACGTCATTCCAGAAATAATAGTTACTTCTGATTCTGAGTTCCAGAACTCTTTTTCTTCCTATTCTTAA
- a CDS encoding dihydropteroate synthase-like protein: MKALLITGKLAYPIVEEVAKKIKNVKAEVKALNYPVASLMSVQYILENIKNENLKDFDIIILPGLVFGDARIIEEETGIKTVKGTENAWDLPLVFEALNQGIELSTVYPADKILGKIRAEKVLKTLEEIEEKQEVAFEQGIKIPLRPPPFRVFLELDPTWSIERILEEIERTREFVDVYVIGFPVGHNDLDDVRNKIRKAKDTGVIVGIDSDSPREMIEGIKEGADFVFNINEVNYEKLEEVKNNAAFVIAPFNVENKSEIVIKLTKILSSKGFTKLILDAVLSPPLQGMVDSFIEYKRIREALPQYPILMGTLNVTELFDADSHGMNALLTAIAGELGISCLLTMEKGKTKWSSWEIKEASKMVSISLIQKRVPKDLGIDLLILKDKVRYKEEEEELKDFITVEHNEPEMDSAGFAKISLVNGKIALTFYGKDKITLVGDEALSIGRELVKRVNISKQHAVYIGYELAKAEIARNLDKNYIQDIPLFKKIH, translated from the coding sequence GTGAAGGCATTACTTATTACTGGCAAGTTAGCTTATCCTATAGTCGAGGAAGTGGCAAAGAAGATTAAGAACGTTAAAGCTGAGGTTAAAGCTTTAAACTATCCGGTGGCCTCTTTGATGAGCGTACAATATATTCTTGAAAATATAAAAAATGAAAATCTAAAAGATTTTGATATAATTATTCTGCCTGGTTTAGTTTTTGGCGACGCTAGGATAATAGAAGAAGAAACTGGAATTAAAACGGTAAAAGGGACTGAAAACGCGTGGGATCTTCCGCTAGTTTTTGAGGCATTAAACCAAGGTATAGAATTATCTACAGTTTATCCTGCAGACAAAATTTTAGGTAAAATAAGGGCAGAAAAAGTATTGAAAACATTAGAAGAGATTGAAGAAAAACAGGAAGTAGCGTTTGAGCAAGGCATAAAAATTCCATTGAGACCACCTCCTTTTAGAGTATTTTTAGAACTAGACCCTACATGGTCTATTGAGAGAATTTTGGAAGAAATTGAGAGAACTAGGGAATTTGTTGATGTATATGTTATAGGATTTCCGGTAGGTCACAATGACCTAGACGATGTAAGAAATAAGATTAGAAAAGCTAAGGATACGGGAGTTATAGTAGGAATAGACAGTGATTCACCAAGGGAAATGATAGAAGGAATAAAAGAAGGTGCAGATTTTGTTTTTAATATAAATGAAGTAAACTATGAGAAACTTGAGGAAGTTAAGAACAATGCAGCCTTTGTTATAGCTCCTTTTAATGTTGAGAATAAATCTGAAATAGTAATTAAACTTACTAAAATACTTTCAAGTAAAGGTTTTACTAAGCTAATTTTGGACGCAGTTTTATCTCCACCTCTTCAAGGTATGGTTGATAGCTTCATAGAATATAAAAGAATAAGGGAAGCTTTACCTCAATACCCAATATTAATGGGTACCTTAAATGTTACTGAGCTATTTGACGCTGATAGCCATGGCATGAATGCGTTACTTACAGCTATTGCTGGAGAATTGGGCATTTCTTGTCTTTTAACTATGGAAAAAGGTAAAACTAAGTGGAGTTCTTGGGAAATAAAAGAGGCATCTAAGATGGTTAGTATTTCTCTAATCCAAAAAAGAGTACCTAAGGATTTAGGAATAGATTTGCTTATTTTAAAGGATAAAGTTAGATATAAGGAAGAGGAAGAAGAGCTAAAGGACTTTATTACTGTAGAGCATAACGAACCAGAAATGGATAGCGCAGGTTTTGCAAAAATTTCCTTAGTTAACGGTAAGATAGCTTTAACCTTTTATGGTAAGGACAAAATTACTCTGGTGGGAGACGAAGCCTTATCCATAGGGAGAGAATTAGTAAAGAGAGTAAATATAAGTAAACAGCACGCTGTTTATATAGGATACGAATTAGCTAAAGCTGAAATAGCTAGAAATCTAGATAAAAATTATATTCAAGATATTCCCTTATTTAAGAAGATTCATTAA
- the trxB gene encoding thioredoxin-disulfide reductase — translation MSLLPKTADIKPGEKFDVIIIGMGPAAYGAALYAGRYMLKTLVIGETPGGQLTEAGEVDDYLGLIGIQAQDMIKTFNAHIEKYNIPVILDTVESFRREGDEYVVKTKRKGEFRATTLIVAVGVKRRKLNVPGEAEFTGRGVSYCSICDAPLFKKKVVAVVGGGDSALEGAELLSRYATKVYLIHRRDQFRAQPYYVELVKQKQNVEFILNSVVKEIKGEKIVKSIVVENLVTKEVKEIPVNGVFVEIGFEPPTDFARANNLEVDSHGYIKVDEWMRTNLPGVFAAGDCTGMWLGFRQVVTATAQGAVAAHSVFTYLNEKKGKK, via the coding sequence ATGAGCCTACTTCCCAAAACTGCGGATATAAAACCTGGCGAAAAATTTGACGTAATAATAATTGGAATGGGACCAGCAGCCTACGGTGCAGCCTTATATGCAGGAAGATACATGCTAAAAACGCTAGTGATAGGAGAAACTCCAGGAGGCCAATTAACTGAAGCGGGTGAAGTTGATGATTATCTAGGGTTAATAGGAATACAAGCCCAGGATATGATAAAAACTTTTAATGCACATATCGAAAAATATAATATTCCAGTAATTTTAGATACTGTAGAAAGTTTTAGAAGAGAAGGAGATGAATACGTTGTAAAAACTAAAAGAAAAGGAGAATTTAGAGCAACCACATTAATTGTTGCTGTAGGAGTAAAAAGAAGGAAATTAAATGTCCCTGGAGAGGCAGAGTTCACTGGTAGAGGAGTATCTTATTGTTCAATTTGTGACGCGCCATTATTTAAGAAAAAGGTTGTTGCAGTAGTAGGTGGAGGAGACTCTGCTTTAGAAGGAGCAGAATTATTATCAAGATATGCCACTAAAGTATATTTAATACATAGGAGAGACCAATTCAGAGCACAACCATATTATGTAGAATTAGTAAAGCAAAAGCAAAATGTAGAATTTATCTTAAACTCTGTAGTGAAAGAAATAAAGGGAGAAAAAATAGTAAAGAGCATTGTTGTTGAAAACCTTGTCACAAAGGAGGTAAAAGAGATTCCAGTTAATGGCGTTTTCGTTGAAATAGGGTTTGAGCCTCCAACCGATTTTGCAAGAGCTAATAATCTAGAAGTGGATAGTCATGGCTATATAAAGGTTGATGAATGGATGAGAACCAACCTGCCTGGAGTATTTGCAGCGGGAGATTGCACTGGAATGTGGCTAGGTTTTAGACAAGTAGTTACTGCTACCGCACAAGGAGCAGTAGCTGCTCATAGCGTGTTCACTTACCTAAACGAAAAGAAGGGGAAAAAGTGA
- a CDS encoding AAA family ATPase: MNLSYTYDIIILFILLSIIGIILMGIFKRFTTNFMTSEKATQLQLKGKKKGEDEERKISWDDIGGYEDVKKEIIEYVEFPLKNKELALKYGLRPPKGILLFGPPGCGKTLMMRALASDAKLNFIYVNVSDIMSKWYGESEARLRELFANARKNAPCLLFFDEIDTIGTKRESHTGDSVTPRLLSLMLSEIDGLNSEDGVIIVGSTNVPQLLDKALLRAGRFDKLIYVGPPNKEARKEILKIHCKNKPLAEDVDLDKIADMTERYSGADLANICQEAARKAAIEAMQTGKDVKITMKDFMEIIQRYKPSITLQMIEDFEKFRLDFERRSRKGEDLESEIEDKITLDDIGGYTKVKTELKELLELQLKYSKLMEQMRVPPIRGILLYGPPGVGKTMMAKALAKTLDVKLISVSVAEIMYKGYEGAVSILKEVFNRARENKPSIILLDELDAIASKRSQKDGNDSSKIVNQLLTEMDGIRNLKEVVVIGTTNRVKTIDPALLRPGRFDIIVHMDLPNEEERLDILQKYLGKDVCDRVDCREIAKRTEGYTGADLAAVAREAKIRVLKDIIRGNKDRVITKEDIEIALNKIKPSIKNRKKKSSGTQNQK, translated from the coding sequence ATGAACTTAAGCTACACTTATGACATCATCATACTTTTTATATTACTTTCTATAATTGGTATCATACTTATGGGGATATTTAAAAGATTTACTACTAACTTCATGACAAGCGAGAAAGCTACGCAGTTACAACTTAAAGGTAAGAAGAAAGGGGAAGATGAAGAAAGGAAAATTAGTTGGGATGATATTGGAGGATATGAAGACGTTAAGAAAGAGATAATAGAATATGTAGAATTTCCATTGAAAAATAAAGAATTAGCTTTGAAATATGGATTAAGACCTCCAAAAGGTATATTATTATTTGGACCTCCTGGCTGTGGAAAAACTTTAATGATGAGAGCTTTGGCCAGCGATGCAAAGTTAAATTTCATATATGTTAATGTCAGCGATATAATGAGCAAGTGGTACGGCGAAAGCGAAGCCAGATTAAGGGAGTTATTTGCAAATGCAAGAAAGAATGCTCCCTGTTTACTCTTCTTTGATGAGATAGATACAATAGGAACTAAAAGAGAAAGCCATACCGGAGATTCTGTTACGCCTAGATTACTTTCATTAATGCTCTCAGAAATTGATGGGCTGAATAGTGAAGATGGAGTAATAATTGTTGGATCAACTAACGTTCCTCAACTTCTAGATAAGGCGTTATTGAGGGCTGGAAGATTTGACAAATTAATCTACGTTGGTCCTCCAAATAAAGAAGCTAGAAAAGAAATTTTGAAGATACATTGCAAGAATAAGCCGCTAGCAGAGGACGTGGATTTAGATAAGATAGCGGATATGACAGAAAGATACAGCGGTGCCGACTTAGCAAACATATGTCAAGAAGCAGCTAGGAAGGCAGCTATAGAAGCAATGCAAACTGGTAAAGATGTTAAAATAACCATGAAAGATTTCATGGAAATAATTCAGAGGTACAAGCCAAGTATAACATTACAAATGATTGAAGATTTTGAAAAGTTTAGATTAGATTTTGAGAGAAGATCTAGAAAAGGAGAAGATTTAGAGTCTGAAATAGAAGATAAGATAACCTTAGACGATATTGGAGGATATACAAAAGTTAAAACTGAACTGAAGGAATTACTAGAATTACAATTAAAATATTCAAAATTAATGGAGCAAATGAGAGTACCGCCAATAAGAGGAATCTTACTTTATGGCCCCCCTGGAGTAGGAAAAACAATGATGGCAAAGGCATTAGCTAAGACGCTAGATGTTAAATTAATTTCTGTTAGTGTTGCAGAAATCATGTATAAGGGATATGAAGGCGCCGTATCAATATTAAAGGAGGTATTTAATAGAGCTAGAGAAAATAAGCCTTCTATTATATTATTGGATGAATTGGACGCAATAGCTTCAAAAAGGTCTCAAAAAGACGGTAATGATTCCTCAAAGATCGTTAATCAATTGTTAACTGAAATGGACGGAATAAGGAATTTGAAAGAAGTAGTAGTTATAGGAACTACTAATAGAGTAAAAACTATAGATCCGGCTTTACTTAGGCCAGGAAGATTTGATATAATAGTTCACATGGATTTGCCAAATGAGGAAGAAAGGCTAGACATCTTACAAAAATATCTTGGAAAAGACGTTTGCGACAGAGTTGATTGCAGAGAAATTGCAAAACGTACTGAGGGATATACTGGAGCAGATTTAGCAGCAGTGGCTAGAGAAGCTAAGATAAGGGTTTTGAAGGACATTATAAGAGGAAATAAGGATAGAGTAATAACCAAAGAGGATATAGAAATTGCATTAAATAAAATAAAGCCTTCAATTAAGAATAGGAAGAAAAAGAGTTCTGGAACTCAGAATCAGAAGTAA